In the Streptomyces formicae genome, one interval contains:
- a CDS encoding STAS domain-containing protein, which translates to MRDADHTTPAATVRHARRAPLSPGATGAARHLRRAGIARVLVAGCLVRVTLRGEITARQADSLAAHLHRLVRGGCRHLIVDLSEVTYLARDGAGVFFGTLRALKDVEGSLVMRGVCPKSAATLHCLGMGRLIAAQEASAT; encoded by the coding sequence GTGCGCGATGCCGATCACACGACCCCTGCCGCGACCGTGCGGCACGCCCGCAGGGCACCCCTGTCGCCGGGCGCCACCGGGGCCGCCCGGCACCTGCGGCGTGCGGGCATCGCGCGGGTGCTCGTCGCCGGGTGCCTGGTCCGTGTCACGCTGCGGGGTGAGATCACCGCGCGCCAGGCCGACTCGCTCGCGGCACACCTGCACCGCCTCGTGCGGGGCGGCTGCCGCCATCTGATCGTCGATCTGTCCGAGGTCACCTATCTCGCCCGGGACGGCGCGGGCGTCTTCTTCGGTACGCTCCGGGCGCTCAAGGACGTCGAGGGATCCCTGGTGATGCGGGGAGTCTGCCCCAAGTCCGCGGCGACCCTGCACTGTCTGGGCATGGGGCGGCTCATCGCGGCTCAGGAGGCG
- a CDS encoding GMC oxidoreductase yields MSGNAMRSQTSDGVSRRRFIAGTSSLLGGAILAGRASAVYAAPARTAPIADAARVPALVIGTGYGGSVAALRLAEAGVDVHMVEMGMAWDTPGPDGKIFANTTKPDQRSYWLRTRTKQPLSNFLGFPIDKDVPRYTGILDAEEMGGIIVYQGRGIGGGSLVNGGMAVTPRRENFGAVLPSVNADEMYGVYYPRANSGLGVATVDPAWFDSVDCYQYARVGRKHAQRSGFPFVFVPDVYDWDYMEKEAAGTVPKSALDGEILYGNNYGKKSLQKTYLAQARATGRVTISPLHKVTSVSPAPGGGYTVVMDELNTSGDTTATKSVTADKVFFAAGSVGTSKLLTKLKATGALPGLNGEIGKGWGDNGNVMCGRANHLWDPTGKVQSSIPCGGIDNWATGGAFAEVAPLPTGIETYASFYLSITKTPHRAEFSWNAGAGRVDLNWQTAWKQTSIDAAKTIFDKINAKEGTIYRTDLFGTYKIWGDHLTYHPLGGAVLNKATDNYGRLHGHSGLYVIDGALIPGNTSVNPFVTITALAERNIEKIIATDL; encoded by the coding sequence ATGAGTGGTAATGCCATGCGTAGTCAGACTTCTGACGGTGTGTCACGGCGAAGATTCATCGCTGGAACAAGTTCTCTTCTTGGTGGCGCGATCCTCGCGGGTCGCGCTTCGGCCGTGTACGCCGCCCCGGCCAGGACCGCACCGATCGCCGACGCCGCGCGCGTGCCCGCCCTGGTGATCGGCACCGGGTACGGCGGGTCCGTCGCCGCCCTCCGCCTCGCCGAGGCGGGCGTGGACGTCCACATGGTCGAGATGGGCATGGCCTGGGACACCCCGGGCCCCGACGGCAAGATCTTCGCCAACACCACCAAGCCCGATCAGCGCTCGTACTGGCTGCGCACCCGTACGAAGCAGCCACTCAGCAACTTCCTCGGCTTCCCCATCGACAAGGACGTCCCCCGCTACACCGGGATCCTGGACGCCGAGGAGATGGGCGGCATCATCGTCTACCAGGGTCGTGGCATCGGCGGCGGCTCCCTGGTGAACGGCGGCATGGCCGTCACGCCCAGGCGGGAGAACTTCGGAGCCGTCCTGCCGTCCGTGAACGCCGACGAGATGTACGGCGTCTACTACCCGCGCGCCAACTCCGGACTGGGCGTCGCCACCGTCGACCCCGCCTGGTTCGACTCCGTCGACTGCTACCAATACGCCCGGGTCGGCCGCAAGCACGCCCAGCGCTCCGGATTCCCCTTCGTCTTCGTGCCCGACGTCTACGACTGGGACTACATGGAGAAGGAGGCGGCGGGGACCGTGCCCAAGTCGGCCCTCGACGGGGAGATCCTCTACGGGAACAACTACGGCAAGAAGTCGCTGCAGAAGACCTACCTCGCCCAGGCCAGGGCCACCGGACGGGTCACCATCTCCCCGCTGCACAAGGTCACTTCGGTCTCCCCCGCCCCGGGCGGCGGCTACACCGTCGTCATGGACGAGCTCAACACCAGCGGCGACACGACGGCGACCAAGAGCGTCACCGCGGACAAGGTGTTCTTCGCGGCCGGAAGCGTCGGCACCAGCAAGCTCCTGACCAAGCTCAAGGCCACGGGCGCGCTGCCCGGTCTGAACGGCGAGATCGGCAAGGGGTGGGGCGACAACGGCAACGTCATGTGCGGCCGCGCCAACCACCTGTGGGACCCGACCGGCAAGGTCCAGTCGTCCATCCCGTGCGGCGGCATCGACAACTGGGCCACCGGCGGCGCATTCGCGGAGGTGGCTCCGCTGCCGACCGGGATCGAGACGTACGCCTCGTTCTACCTGTCGATCACCAAGACCCCGCACCGCGCCGAGTTCTCCTGGAACGCCGGGGCGGGACGGGTCGACCTGAACTGGCAGACCGCCTGGAAGCAGACCTCCATCGACGCCGCCAAGACGATCTTCGACAAGATCAACGCCAAGGAGGGGACGATCTACCGGACCGACCTCTTCGGCACGTACAAGATCTGGGGCGACCACCTGACGTACCACCCGCTGGGCGGCGCCGTGCTGAACAAGGCCACCGACAACTACGGGCGCCTGCACGGCCATTCGGGGCTCTACGTCATCGACGGCGCGCTGATCCCCGGCAACACCAGCGTCAATCCGTTCGTCACCATCACCGCGCTCGCTGAGCGGAACATCGAGAAGATCATCGCCACCGATCTGTGA
- a CDS encoding lipase family alpha/beta hydrolase, with protein MAKRARGLVLLIAALLASAAAVTSAPASASAGAAHTPVVFVHGYNADPGVWGSLRDELKASGYTDDELYSWGYDTSQSVNETLSGRLADYVAQVRARTGADRVDLVAHSFGSLVTRWYVKFGGGAAEVDHWVSLAGPNHGTATAWACALWSQACRDMTPGSYVVKKLAEGDETPGTVAYATWWSNCDEVINPDDSVPLGGARNHAAGCLAHNELLSDDGVSQGVRGFLAG; from the coding sequence ATGGCCAAGCGAGCCCGTGGGCTCGTCCTCTTGATCGCCGCACTGTTGGCGTCCGCCGCGGCGGTGACATCGGCCCCGGCCTCGGCATCGGCGGGCGCGGCGCACACGCCGGTCGTGTTCGTCCACGGCTACAACGCCGACCCTGGCGTCTGGGGATCGCTGCGCGACGAGCTGAAGGCGTCGGGATACACCGACGACGAGCTGTACTCCTGGGGCTACGACACCAGCCAGTCCGTGAACGAGACGCTCTCCGGCAGGCTCGCCGACTACGTCGCGCAGGTGCGGGCCCGCACGGGTGCCGATCGCGTCGACCTCGTGGCGCACTCGTTCGGCAGCCTCGTCACGCGGTGGTACGTGAAGTTCGGCGGCGGCGCCGCCGAGGTCGACCACTGGGTCTCGCTCGCCGGACCGAACCACGGCACCGCCACCGCCTGGGCCTGCGCGCTGTGGTCGCAGGCCTGCCGTGACATGACGCCCGGATCGTACGTGGTGAAGAAGCTCGCGGAGGGGGACGAGACGCCGGGCACGGTGGCGTACGCGACGTGGTGGTCGAACTGCGACGAGGTGATCAACCCGGACGACAGCGTCCCGCTGGGCGGCGCCCGGAACCACGCGGCGGGGTGCCTGGCCCACAACGAGCTGCTCTCCGACGACGGGGTGTCCCAAGGGGTGCGCGGCTTCCTCGCCGGGTGA
- a CDS encoding FG-GAP-like repeat-containing protein, giving the protein MSRAPRSARLTTPLIAASLLAGGLTIWSLGIDQARAATPAAQGGSAAAAAKASDDFNGDGYADLVVGAPGGTISGQKKAGYVAVTYGSKDGLKPAAKQIVSRSTAGVPGAAAAKQEFGKSFTKGDLDGDGYTDLVIGADGDGYDGNGADAGAVILWGSASGLTGGTKIDTFGFAPQAGDFDGDGKTDLALFGKQGSHGDDPEGQNARLWKGPIARTGTPAGTRDFMEKSQWWSYETDERPDLGCADRPQTCVDGPQSVMGPVVPQAVGDLNGDGRSDIAVNQYNGDGQWQNSVLYGSPDGFKRQWAPGYEGALAIGDINGDHYDDLVAGTSNDDAKAQVAFGSKDGLKTDTQSFDQDLPGVPGAEEEGDEFGASVAVGDVDGDGYADVALGTPGEDVRDLADAGSVVLVRGSASGVTGTGAQAFHQDTAGVPGAAESGDRFGEATALLDVNGDGHRDLAASAAHENADIGALWSLPGTATGLTATNSVAMAPKDLGAPDVAALFGSALR; this is encoded by the coding sequence ATGTCGCGAGCACCTCGCAGCGCCCGTCTCACCACGCCCCTGATCGCAGCCTCCCTGCTGGCGGGCGGACTCACGATCTGGTCGCTCGGGATCGACCAGGCCCGGGCCGCCACCCCCGCGGCGCAGGGCGGCAGCGCCGCGGCCGCCGCCAAGGCGTCCGACGACTTCAACGGCGACGGTTACGCCGACCTCGTCGTCGGCGCCCCCGGCGGCACGATTTCCGGCCAGAAGAAGGCCGGGTACGTCGCGGTGACGTACGGGTCCAAGGACGGCCTGAAGCCCGCCGCCAAGCAGATCGTCAGCCGGTCGACCGCGGGCGTGCCCGGCGCGGCCGCCGCCAAGCAGGAGTTCGGCAAGTCCTTCACCAAGGGCGACCTGGACGGCGACGGCTACACCGACCTCGTCATCGGCGCCGACGGCGACGGATACGACGGCAACGGCGCCGACGCGGGCGCCGTGATCCTGTGGGGCTCCGCGTCCGGCCTCACCGGCGGCACGAAGATAGACACCTTCGGATTCGCCCCGCAGGCAGGGGACTTCGACGGCGACGGCAAGACCGACCTGGCGCTCTTCGGCAAGCAGGGCTCCCACGGCGACGACCCCGAGGGCCAGAACGCCCGCCTCTGGAAGGGCCCCATCGCCCGCACCGGCACCCCCGCGGGCACGCGCGACTTCATGGAGAAGTCGCAGTGGTGGAGCTACGAGACCGACGAGCGCCCCGACCTCGGCTGCGCGGACCGCCCCCAGACCTGCGTCGACGGACCGCAGTCGGTGATGGGCCCGGTCGTGCCGCAGGCCGTCGGCGACCTCAACGGCGACGGCCGCTCCGACATCGCCGTCAACCAGTACAACGGCGACGGCCAGTGGCAGAACAGCGTCCTGTACGGCAGCCCCGACGGCTTCAAGCGGCAGTGGGCGCCCGGCTACGAGGGCGCGCTCGCGATCGGCGACATCAACGGCGACCACTACGACGACCTGGTGGCGGGCACCAGCAACGACGACGCCAAGGCCCAGGTCGCGTTCGGCTCGAAGGACGGCCTCAAGACGGACACCCAGTCCTTCGACCAGGACCTGCCCGGCGTGCCCGGCGCCGAGGAGGAGGGCGACGAGTTCGGCGCCTCTGTCGCGGTGGGCGACGTCGACGGCGACGGCTACGCCGACGTCGCGCTCGGCACCCCCGGCGAGGACGTGCGCGACCTCGCCGACGCGGGCTCGGTCGTCCTCGTCCGCGGCAGCGCCTCCGGCGTGACCGGCACCGGCGCGCAGGCCTTCCACCAGGACACCGCGGGCGTTCCCGGTGCCGCCGAGAGCGGCGACCGGTTCGGCGAGGCCACGGCGCTGCTCGACGTCAACGGCGACGGCCACCGTGACCTCGCGGCCTCCGCCGCCCACGAGAACGCCGACATCGGTGCCCTCTGGTCCCTGCCCGGCACGGCCACGGGTCTGACCGCCACGAACTCCGTGGCCATGGCGCCCAAGGACCTCGGGGCCCCGGACGTCGCCGCGCTCTTCGGCAGCGCGCTGCGCTGA
- a CDS encoding alpha/beta hydrolase produces MSEQPPTRRGVLRAVGGLSAALAVGGAGVVAAASSARAADDGFGLRIVDRNENDPRMWYYRFATGAIGWNPGVNVLLPDGYHTSGRTYPVLYLFHGGGTDQDFITFDRLGIRAWTEGKPIIVVMPDGGHAGWYSNAVTSNVGRRDWETFHIEQLLRWVEANFRAYADYDGRAVSGFSMGGFGALKYAAKYYGHFASVSAHSGPASMRRDGGLVTHWANATSAALDLGGGTVYGVPWDEARVNADNPVQRIESYRNKRIFLVAGTSPDPINWFDTANETQVLAGQREFRGLLGNAGIPHEWYEEPGGHFVREHLFRRDLDGIIGRLRPA; encoded by the coding sequence TTGAGCGAGCAACCCCCCACACGCAGAGGTGTCCTACGAGCCGTCGGCGGGCTCTCCGCCGCGCTCGCCGTCGGCGGCGCGGGCGTCGTCGCCGCCGCCTCGTCGGCCCGCGCGGCCGACGACGGCTTCGGCCTGCGGATCGTGGACCGCAACGAGAACGATCCCCGCATGTGGTACTACCGGTTCGCGACCGGCGCGATCGGCTGGAACCCCGGCGTCAACGTCCTGCTCCCCGACGGCTACCACACCAGCGGGCGCACCTATCCGGTCCTCTACCTCTTCCACGGCGGCGGCACCGACCAGGACTTCATCACCTTCGACCGGCTCGGCATCCGTGCCTGGACCGAGGGCAAGCCGATCATCGTCGTGATGCCCGACGGCGGGCACGCGGGCTGGTACTCCAACGCGGTCACCTCCAACGTCGGACGCCGCGACTGGGAGACCTTCCACATCGAGCAGCTCCTGCGCTGGGTGGAGGCGAACTTCCGCGCGTACGCCGACTACGACGGCCGCGCCGTCTCCGGATTCTCGATGGGTGGCTTCGGCGCGCTGAAGTACGCGGCCAAGTACTACGGCCACTTCGCCTCGGTCAGCGCCCACTCGGGACCCGCGAGCATGCGGCGCGACGGAGGACTGGTCACCCACTGGGCCAACGCCACGTCCGCCGCCCTGGACCTGGGCGGCGGAACGGTCTACGGAGTGCCGTGGGACGAGGCCCGCGTCAACGCCGACAACCCGGTCCAGCGCATCGAGAGCTACCGCAACAAGCGGATCTTCCTCGTCGCGGGCACCAGTCCCGACCCGATCAATTGGTTCGACACGGCCAACGAGACCCAAGTGCTCGCGGGGCAGCGGGAGTTCCGCGGCCTGCTCGGCAACGCGGGCATCCCGCACGAGTGGTACGAGGAGCCGGGCGGCCACTTCGTCCGCGAACACCTCTTCCGGCGGGACCTCGACGGCATCATCGGGCGGCTGCGCCCCGCGTGA
- a CDS encoding GNAT family N-acetyltransferase — translation METYLETERLALRRFTADDADLLIELDSDPAVMRYLSGGEPTAPEIIRELHLPRILAGYEKWGGDLGLFAAHERTGGTFIGWFLLRPEAEGPLDEVELGYRLRRAAWGKGYATEGSRALLGKAFSELGVRVVWAETMSVNHGSRTVMEKLGMTLAGTLPTPPDMATVEGAELGGVRYEIAKERWERR, via the coding sequence GTGGAGACCTACCTGGAGACCGAGCGCCTGGCGCTGCGCCGCTTCACCGCCGATGACGCGGACCTGCTGATCGAACTGGACAGTGACCCGGCGGTGATGCGCTACCTGAGCGGCGGCGAGCCGACCGCTCCTGAGATCATCCGCGAGCTCCATCTGCCGCGGATCCTCGCCGGATACGAGAAGTGGGGCGGCGACCTCGGGCTCTTCGCCGCCCACGAGAGGACCGGTGGCACGTTCATCGGCTGGTTCCTCCTGCGCCCCGAGGCGGAGGGCCCCCTGGACGAGGTCGAACTGGGCTATCGGCTGCGGCGGGCGGCTTGGGGCAAGGGGTACGCCACCGAGGGCTCACGGGCCTTGCTGGGCAAGGCGTTCTCGGAGCTCGGTGTGCGCGTGGTCTGGGCGGAGACGATGTCGGTGAACCACGGTTCGCGCACCGTCATGGAGAAGCTCGGGATGACGCTCGCGGGCACCCTCCCCACTCCCCCGGACATGGCGACGGTCGAGGGCGCCGAGCTCGGAGGCGTACGGTACGAGATCGCCAAGGAGCGGTGGGAGCGGCGGTAG
- a CDS encoding dihydrofolate reductase family protein: MAQLLRVQNFTVSRDGFGAGEHQSLERPFGHVDPGGMFTWAGATASWPNRTDPGGSRGLDDYFTRDFTHNIGAEIMGRNKFSPQRGPWQDHEWQGWWGDEPPFHTPVFVMTHHPRPSFTLSDTTFHFVDDEPAKVLDRAREAAQGKDVRLGGGATVIREFLDADLVDTLHVAVYPSLEVGSGSRLWESPDELLDRFHLDVVPSPSGVTHHVFWRK, encoded by the coding sequence GTGGCTCAGCTGCTGCGAGTACAGAACTTCACCGTCTCGCGGGACGGTTTCGGCGCGGGCGAGCACCAGAGTCTGGAGAGGCCCTTCGGGCACGTCGATCCCGGTGGCATGTTCACCTGGGCCGGGGCCACGGCCAGCTGGCCCAACCGGACGGATCCGGGCGGCAGCCGCGGGCTCGACGACTACTTCACGCGGGACTTCACCCACAACATCGGCGCCGAGATCATGGGCAGGAACAAGTTCAGCCCCCAGCGCGGCCCTTGGCAGGACCACGAGTGGCAGGGCTGGTGGGGCGACGAACCGCCGTTCCACACGCCGGTGTTCGTGATGACGCACCACCCGCGCCCCTCGTTCACCTTGTCCGACACCACGTTCCACTTCGTCGACGACGAACCGGCCAAGGTCCTCGACCGGGCGCGCGAGGCCGCGCAGGGCAAGGACGTCCGGCTCGGCGGCGGCGCCACCGTCATCCGGGAGTTCCTCGATGCCGATCTGGTCGACACCCTGCATGTGGCGGTCTACCCCTCGCTGGAGGTCGGCTCGGGATCGCGCCTGTGGGAGTCGCCCGACGAGTTGCTCGACCGGTTCCACCTGGACGTCGTGCCCAGTCCCAGCGGAGTGACCCACCACGTGTTCTGGCGCAAGTGA
- a CDS encoding MFS transporter yields MIHRVPPVRCRILPLSRVWLGATRSRTRWWRGHLVSPAGEWESMRIWGPLVAICLGTFMLLVDVTIVLVALPAMSDSLGSSLSQLQWVADGYALAVAAALLGAGMLADLHGRRRMYVGGLIVFAVASVACALSPNMPVLIGSRVVQGLGAAAMFTTTLSLISTLYEGRRLGLAFGAWASVAASASALGPVLGGLLTQALDWRWIFLVNVPVTVLALALTFRHIPRSAPGKRDAARRLDVPGVLLFALGAGGFVYAVTEAHTQGWASAATLVPLGIALAAFAVFVRVQSRGAHPLLDLSMFRRPAFTAAMITISVGEGAVYGILPYTSLWLQSVRHLSPIGAGLVVLPHAVAAALVAVVCGRWLPTPSPRLGASLGLLLAGLGVGAEGFLGPESGWPALVGGLALSGFGMGLVFQVAASLALGSVPPERAGMASGTYSTFEQLGYAFGVAAFGTLAVSAMTGSLEGKVTDASATAGTLSGGGADALLSAAPDALRPGLDHTLHAAFATGHNTLALTAGALCLAGAALVAWSTRRPRDEGPLPARQGAPAGTSRTRAHAPGGTSGHGSS; encoded by the coding sequence GTGATCCACCGCGTACCGCCCGTTCGATGCCGGATCCTGCCGCTCTCCAGGGTATGGCTTGGGGCCACGCGGTCCCGGACCCGATGGTGGCGCGGTCACCTCGTCAGCCCTGCCGGAGAGTGGGAAAGCATGCGTATCTGGGGGCCGTTGGTCGCCATCTGTCTGGGCACGTTCATGCTGCTCGTGGACGTCACCATCGTGCTGGTCGCCCTGCCGGCCATGTCGGATTCACTCGGCTCGTCGCTGTCCCAGCTGCAGTGGGTCGCCGACGGCTACGCGCTCGCGGTGGCCGCCGCTCTGCTCGGCGCCGGAATGCTGGCCGATCTGCACGGCAGACGCCGGATGTACGTCGGCGGCCTGATCGTCTTCGCCGTGGCGTCGGTGGCCTGCGCCCTGTCACCGAACATGCCGGTCCTCATCGGCTCCCGCGTCGTACAGGGCCTCGGCGCCGCGGCGATGTTCACCACCACCCTGTCCCTGATCAGCACCCTGTACGAGGGCCGCCGACTGGGCCTTGCCTTCGGTGCGTGGGCCTCGGTCGCCGCCAGCGCCTCCGCCCTGGGGCCGGTCCTGGGCGGTCTGCTCACGCAGGCCCTCGACTGGCGGTGGATCTTCCTGGTCAACGTGCCCGTCACGGTGCTCGCGCTGGCACTGACCTTCCGTCATATCCCGCGCTCCGCACCGGGGAAGCGGGACGCCGCACGACGCCTGGACGTTCCCGGGGTGCTGCTCTTCGCGCTCGGCGCGGGCGGATTCGTCTACGCCGTGACCGAGGCGCACACCCAGGGGTGGGCGTCGGCCGCCACGCTCGTACCGCTGGGCATCGCCCTTGCCGCGTTCGCTGTCTTCGTCCGCGTACAGAGCCGAGGAGCGCATCCCCTGCTCGACCTGTCGATGTTCCGCAGGCCCGCGTTCACCGCGGCGATGATCACCATCTCGGTCGGCGAGGGCGCGGTGTACGGGATCCTGCCCTACACCTCGCTGTGGCTGCAGTCCGTGCGGCACCTTTCGCCGATCGGGGCGGGCCTCGTCGTCCTGCCGCACGCGGTGGCCGCGGCGCTGGTGGCGGTGGTGTGCGGGCGGTGGCTGCCCACGCCCTCGCCCCGCCTGGGGGCCTCCCTCGGGCTGCTCCTCGCCGGGCTCGGCGTGGGCGCGGAGGGGTTCCTCGGCCCGGAATCGGGCTGGCCCGCCCTGGTGGGCGGCCTGGCGCTGAGCGGGTTCGGCATGGGCCTGGTCTTCCAGGTCGCTGCCTCCCTGGCGCTCGGCTCGGTGCCTCCGGAGCGCGCGGGCATGGCGAGCGGCACCTACAGCACCTTCGAACAGCTCGGGTACGCCTTCGGGGTCGCCGCCTTCGGCACCCTGGCCGTCTCGGCGATGACCGGGTCCCTCGAAGGAAAGGTCACCGACGCCTCCGCCACCGCGGGGACCCTCTCCGGCGGCGGCGCCGACGCCCTGCTCTCGGCCGCCCCCGACGCCCTGCGTCCCGGCCTCGACCACACCCTGCACGCGGCCTTCGCCACCGGGCACAACACGCTGGCCCTCACCGCGGGTGCCCTGTGCCTCGCGGGCGCCGCGCTCGTCGCGTGGTCGACTCGGCGCCCGCGTGACGAGGGGCCGCTCCCGGCCCGACAGGGCGCGCCCGCGGGCACGTCGCGGACACGGGCCCACGCGCCCGGCGGGACGAGCGGGCACGGCAGTTCATGA
- a CDS encoding Lrp/AsnC family transcriptional regulator, which yields MDHDSLDELDQRLLQALQRDGRAPFSRIARDLGVSERTVARRYQRMRPRGLRIVGQPVVSRLGLTRWLLRVHCTPDAAGTIADALARRPDTSWVTLASGGTELYCALNARTADERNALLLDRLPRTPHVLSVSAHCMMRIFIGATSTWHATRFRPQDAPPAVDSGADGHSPLSLDATDRVLFTELAKDGRATLPELAAATGRSPSSVQRHLDRLRGEGALVLAVDFDPRLLGFHMGTRLWLNVTPRHLRTVGEALATHPQIAFAAAITGASNLVASGIFRGPADLYDYIDRRIGRLPGIQSIETAPTLREVKRLAPAVP from the coding sequence GTGGATCACGACAGTCTCGACGAGCTTGACCAGCGCCTTCTCCAGGCACTCCAGCGGGACGGCCGGGCACCCTTCAGCCGGATCGCGCGCGACCTGGGCGTCTCCGAACGCACCGTCGCCAGGCGCTATCAGCGAATGCGGCCCCGCGGACTGCGCATCGTCGGCCAGCCCGTGGTGTCCCGGCTCGGTCTAACCCGCTGGCTGCTGCGGGTGCACTGCACGCCGGACGCGGCGGGCACGATCGCCGACGCCCTCGCCCGCAGGCCCGACACCAGCTGGGTCACGCTCGCCTCCGGCGGCACCGAGCTGTACTGCGCGCTCAACGCCAGGACCGCCGACGAGCGCAACGCGCTGCTCCTCGACCGGCTCCCCCGCACCCCGCACGTCCTTTCGGTCAGCGCCCACTGCATGATGCGGATCTTCATCGGCGCCACCAGCACCTGGCACGCCACCCGGTTCCGGCCCCAGGACGCGCCGCCCGCGGTGGATTCCGGCGCGGACGGCCACTCTCCGCTCTCCCTCGACGCCACCGACCGCGTCCTGTTCACCGAACTCGCCAAGGACGGCCGCGCCACCCTGCCCGAACTCGCCGCCGCCACTGGACGTTCGCCCTCCAGCGTCCAGCGCCACCTCGACCGGCTGCGCGGCGAGGGCGCGCTGGTCCTGGCCGTCGACTTCGACCCGCGGCTCCTCGGCTTCCACATGGGGACGCGGCTCTGGCTGAACGTGACGCCCAGACATCTGCGCACGGTCGGCGAGGCCCTCGCCACGCATCCGCAGATCGCCTTCGCCGCCGCGATCACGGGCGCCTCCAACCTCGTCGCCAGCGGCATCTTCCGCGGGCCGGCCGATCTCTACGACTACATCGACCGCCGCATCGGCAGGCTCCCCGGCATCCAGAGCATCGAGACGGCCCCGACGCTGCGCGAGGTCAAGCGCCTCGCGCCCGCCGTGCCGTAA
- a CDS encoding AAA family ATPase, with amino-acid sequence MTTLFLTVGLPGAGKTTWARQLAEEHRALRLTPDEWMIPLFHDPEADGKRDVLEGRLLRLALEALRIGTNVVLDFGCWTRAERSAIRCLVASEGASCHLVYVPVDHETQRARIARRQAVTPGETFPVSEADLIRWRALFEEPDDAELDGGEPDGPPQGWPGWPEWAADRWPSLG; translated from the coding sequence GTGACCACACTCTTCCTGACCGTCGGTCTGCCCGGGGCCGGAAAGACCACGTGGGCCCGGCAACTCGCCGAGGAGCACCGTGCGTTGAGGCTGACGCCCGACGAGTGGATGATCCCGCTGTTCCACGATCCGGAGGCGGACGGGAAACGGGACGTGCTCGAAGGGCGGCTGCTCCGGCTCGCCCTTGAGGCGCTGCGGATCGGCACGAACGTGGTCCTGGACTTCGGGTGCTGGACCCGCGCCGAGCGGTCCGCGATCCGCTGCCTCGTGGCGTCCGAGGGCGCGTCCTGCCACCTCGTGTACGTGCCGGTGGACCACGAGACGCAGCGCGCGAGGATCGCCAGGCGCCAGGCGGTCACCCCCGGCGAGACCTTCCCCGTCTCGGAAGCGGACCTGATCCGCTGGCGCGCGCTGTTCGAGGAGCCCGACGACGCGGAGCTCGACGGGGGTGAGCCGGACGGGCCGCCTCAGGGGTGGCCCGGATGGCCGGAGTGGGCCGCCGACCGATGGCCTTCGCTCGGCTGA
- a CDS encoding class I SAM-dependent methyltransferase, whose product MGDEQRQVPDSTAVRVALWRAMHVRIDAPPHVLEDEVGLRLAAPEDGWQERPDMDPRGSSRFRAAIVGRARFIEDLVAEESARGVGQYVVLGAGLDTFAQRRPDIAARLRMFEIDRADTQEWKRRRLIELGLGIPDWLRLVPVDFEAGADWWERLAAAGFDPGRPALVACTGVSMYLTKDANAATLRRVAGLAPGSTFALSFLLTPAFIAPSDRSAVEAFRPLTRAEGTPFRSAYSPPEMLALAEEAGFARARHVPGTAVAERYFAGRTDGLYPSTGEDLLVATT is encoded by the coding sequence GTGGGTGACGAGCAGAGGCAGGTGCCGGACAGCACCGCGGTGCGGGTCGCGCTCTGGCGGGCGATGCACGTGCGGATCGACGCGCCTCCCCATGTGCTCGAGGACGAGGTCGGACTGCGCCTCGCGGCGCCCGAGGACGGCTGGCAGGAGCGGCCCGACATGGATCCGCGGGGCAGCAGCCGGTTCCGGGCCGCCATCGTGGGACGTGCCCGGTTCATCGAGGACCTGGTCGCCGAGGAGAGTGCGCGCGGCGTCGGCCAGTACGTCGTCCTGGGAGCGGGCCTCGACACGTTCGCGCAGCGCAGGCCCGACATCGCCGCCCGGTTACGGATGTTCGAGATCGACCGCGCCGACACCCAGGAGTGGAAGCGGCGGCGGCTGATCGAGCTCGGCCTCGGGATCCCCGACTGGCTGCGCCTGGTGCCGGTCGACTTCGAGGCGGGCGCGGACTGGTGGGAGCGGCTTGCGGCCGCCGGGTTCGATCCGGGGCGGCCGGCCCTCGTCGCCTGTACCGGCGTCAGCATGTACCTCACCAAGGACGCCAACGCGGCGACCCTGCGCCGGGTGGCCGGGCTCGCGCCCGGCTCGACGTTCGCCCTGTCGTTCCTGCTGACGCCCGCGTTCATCGCGCCGTCCGACCGCTCGGCGGTCGAGGCGTTCAGGCCCCTGACGCGGGCGGAGGGGACGCCGTTCCGCAGCGCCTACAGCCCGCCCGAGATGCTGGCCCTCGCCGAGGAGGCCGGATTCGCGCGGGCCAGGCACGTGCCGGGGACCGCCGTCGCCGAACGCTACTTCGCGGGCCGGACCGACGGTCTCTACCCGTCCACCGGAGAGGACCTGCTGGTGGCCACCACCTGA